From the genome of Bordetella sp. H567, one region includes:
- a CDS encoding phage virion morphogenesis protein: protein MSDFEHVATWAQGLLARLDPAERRRLNRKVGTDLRRSQGKRIAQQRNPDGSAYEPRKARRATKKGSIRRRAMFAKLRTARYLRVSATDTDLTVGFFGRAARIARVHQDGLVDLVERGGKSVRYPQRVLLAFTDADLSTIQDSILRHLAGHGT, encoded by the coding sequence GTGAGCGACTTCGAGCACGTCGCGACCTGGGCGCAAGGGTTGCTCGCGCGCCTAGACCCTGCCGAGCGGCGCAGGCTGAATCGAAAGGTCGGTACCGACCTGCGCCGCAGCCAAGGGAAGCGCATCGCGCAGCAGCGCAATCCGGATGGGAGCGCCTACGAACCACGCAAGGCACGCCGCGCCACGAAGAAGGGTTCCATACGCCGGCGGGCGATGTTCGCCAAGCTGCGCACGGCGCGATACCTTCGAGTATCCGCAACCGACACCGATCTTACGGTCGGCTTCTTCGGCCGCGCCGCGCGGATCGCCCGCGTTCACCAGGATGGTCTCGTTGACCTGGTCGAGCGCGGAGGCAAGTCCGTTCGATACCCGCAGCGCGTGCTGCTCGCCTTCACCGACGCGGACCTTTCGACGATCCAGGATTCCATCCTTCGCCATCTCGCCGGGCACGGCACGTAG
- a CDS encoding DNA adenine methylase, which yields MATPIIPWIGGKRRLADRLLPYFPPHECYVEPFAGGAAMYFMRPVPADVEVINDVNQELVNLYRVVKHHLEELVRQFKWAFSSREIFRWHQITPTDTLTDIQRAARFFYLQQSAFGGKVQGQTYGVATTAAPGFSVLRIEEMLSAAWMRLANTYIENLPWQECVRRYDRAHTFFFMDPPYWQTEGYGVGFEWAQYEELAETLRTMKGKAMVTLNDHPDIRALFRDFTIESTDIKYTVGGGAGVDRSEVVIFSWDTKAQPASLF from the coding sequence ATGGCTACCCCCATCATCCCCTGGATCGGCGGCAAGCGTCGTCTCGCCGATCGCCTTCTCCCGTACTTCCCGCCGCACGAGTGCTATGTCGAGCCCTTCGCCGGCGGCGCCGCCATGTACTTCATGCGTCCGGTGCCGGCCGACGTCGAGGTCATAAACGATGTCAATCAAGAACTGGTCAACCTATATCGCGTCGTCAAGCACCACCTCGAAGAGCTGGTGCGTCAATTCAAATGGGCATTTTCCAGCCGCGAGATATTCCGGTGGCACCAGATCACGCCGACCGACACCCTGACAGACATCCAGCGTGCCGCACGGTTTTTCTACCTGCAACAATCGGCGTTTGGCGGAAAGGTCCAGGGACAGACCTACGGCGTGGCCACGACCGCGGCGCCGGGGTTCTCCGTGTTGCGGATCGAGGAAATGCTATCCGCCGCCTGGATGCGCCTGGCAAACACCTACATTGAAAACCTGCCGTGGCAGGAATGCGTCCGTCGCTATGACCGGGCGCACACGTTCTTCTTCATGGATCCGCCTTACTGGCAGACCGAGGGCTACGGCGTCGGCTTCGAATGGGCGCAGTACGAAGAACTGGCGGAAACGCTGCGCACGATGAAAGGCAAGGCCATGGTTACGCTCAACGACCACCCTGACATCCGCGCGCTGTTCCGGGACTTCACTATTGAATCGACCGACATCAAGTACACGGTCGGCGGCGGCGCCGGCGTTGACAGGTCCGAGGTCGTAATCTTCAGCTGGGACACGAAGGCACAGCCCGCTTCACTCTTCTAA
- a CDS encoding tyrosine-type recombinase/integrase, whose protein sequence is MNIAGIKARRLRESMPTLAQALDRYLNEVSSTKKGYVQERSIARAWLGTRLAQRPVDRIRNTDLIAIRDAWQAECAASTVVRRLALLSHVYTVIRKDWGFDALANPVQLVRRPAVDDARDRRFLDRIRLRGLSEADCPRQEVVWLMRATQSQELPTILTVAVETGMRRSEIVGVRRENLDLQHGVIHIPHSKNGRSRDVPLTPVAREALRQWVVGKPMRGRIFSMQPGSVTRAFIRARQRARRQYEALCKTNGRRPNPAYFNDLRFHDARHEGTSRLATVFEIHELAKVNGNVDTRMLLRYYHPLGRELAQKLARSALGRRQIAEIRESRLLLEAA, encoded by the coding sequence ATGAACATTGCGGGAATCAAAGCGCGCCGTCTTCGTGAAAGCATGCCTACGCTGGCACAGGCATTGGATCGGTATCTCAACGAGGTGTCATCCACGAAAAAGGGATACGTTCAGGAGCGCTCGATCGCCCGCGCTTGGCTCGGGACGCGTCTCGCGCAGCGGCCGGTCGATCGGATACGGAACACCGATCTGATCGCGATCCGAGATGCCTGGCAGGCAGAGTGCGCCGCGTCCACGGTGGTGCGGCGCCTGGCGCTTCTATCGCATGTTTACACGGTTATCCGGAAGGACTGGGGGTTCGATGCGCTGGCAAATCCGGTGCAGCTCGTGCGCCGGCCTGCTGTCGACGACGCGCGCGATCGCCGTTTCCTTGATCGCATCCGGTTGCGAGGTCTTTCCGAGGCGGATTGCCCGCGGCAAGAGGTGGTATGGCTTATGCGCGCCACCCAATCTCAGGAGCTACCGACTATCTTGACCGTGGCCGTGGAAACCGGCATGCGAAGGTCGGAGATAGTCGGCGTCAGGCGTGAGAACTTGGACCTGCAGCACGGCGTTATCCATATCCCGCACTCGAAGAATGGCCGGTCAAGGGACGTCCCCCTGACGCCCGTGGCACGGGAGGCGTTGAGGCAGTGGGTGGTCGGTAAGCCCATGCGCGGCCGCATTTTTTCTATGCAGCCAGGCTCGGTGACACGGGCGTTTATCCGCGCGCGCCAACGGGCCAGGCGCCAGTATGAAGCGCTGTGCAAGACCAACGGTCGGCGGCCGAACCCGGCTTACTTCAACGACCTCCGGTTCCATGACGCGCGCCATGAAGGCACATCGCGTTTAGCGACGGTGTTCGAGATCCACGAATTGGCGAAGGTCAACGGCAATGTGGATACGCGGATGCTTCTACGCTATTACCACCCGCTTGGCAGGGAACTCGCACAGAAGCTTGCGCGGAGCGCGCTAGGCAGGCGGCAGATCGCCGAGATTCGCGAGAGCCGCCTGCTGCTTGAGGCCGCTTAG
- a CDS encoding phage tail protein, whose protein sequence is MQKPVELRAFMTAAIETFRTSPEKLQVFVGKGHLVSTGTASLSYEYRYTLTLFATDFNGEPEALMVPLLVWLRRNQPEIFDNTTQRKDAIRFEADILNHDTVDVEIEVDMTERVRVTKGVDARLTVEYVPEPLNPDMPTEDSITEVWAGDQKLAELPMQKWDPEL, encoded by the coding sequence ATGCAAAAGCCCGTTGAACTGCGCGCGTTCATGACTGCCGCGATCGAGACGTTTCGCACGAGCCCGGAAAAGCTGCAGGTCTTCGTCGGAAAGGGTCACCTTGTCAGCACCGGCACCGCGTCACTCTCGTACGAGTATCGCTACACGCTGACCCTGTTCGCGACGGACTTTAACGGCGAGCCCGAGGCGCTCATGGTGCCGCTGCTGGTTTGGCTGCGTCGAAATCAGCCGGAGATATTCGACAACACGACCCAGCGTAAGGATGCGATCCGCTTCGAAGCCGACATCCTGAACCACGACACCGTGGACGTGGAGATCGAAGTCGATATGACGGAACGCGTCCGCGTCACCAAGGGCGTCGATGCTCGGCTGACGGTCGAATATGTGCCCGAGCCGCTGAACCCGGATATGCCGACCGAGGACAGCATCACGGAGGTGTGGGCAGGCGATCAGAAGCTTGCCGAGCTGCCCATGCAGAAATGGGATCCCGAGCTGTGA
- a CDS encoding phage tail protein, whose amino-acid sequence MKTKTVFQTNLDGLFLYETIANELALQAGSFNVPYGAVESPPPQVAEGQVARWTGAAWESVEDHRAAALYVVDTSEQYTHGSVIEIGGDQVAYAGWGPIPDWLTATAPVAQVGD is encoded by the coding sequence GTGAAAACCAAGACCGTTTTTCAGACAAATCTCGATGGACTCTTCCTCTACGAAACCATCGCCAACGAGCTTGCCCTGCAGGCTGGCAGCTTCAATGTGCCCTATGGGGCGGTGGAGAGTCCCCCGCCGCAAGTAGCGGAAGGACAGGTGGCACGCTGGACCGGCGCCGCCTGGGAAAGTGTGGAGGACCACCGCGCCGCCGCGCTGTACGTGGTCGACACCAGCGAGCAGTACACGCACGGCAGCGTGATCGAGATAGGCGGCGACCAGGTGGCCTACGCCGGTTGGGGGCCGATACCGGATTGGCTTACGGCCACCGCGCCGGTCGCGCAAGTTGGCGACTAA
- the gpM gene encoding phage terminase small subunit, whose protein sequence is MVSPAQRHRERELARARGAATEAGQVVASGAIYDLFLAKLITDMRRLKDIQSTERKIEAKATLVPEYDDYIDGVLLGGSGAQDEVLSTLCIWNIDAGRFARALEIGAYLLAHGIKLPQRYKRDLHTALIDEVADALLIGKVEDPKTVFEIADATDRLTQKFDAPDQARAKLFKVMGAALLSLSCPGVTETETTLLYAQRALEAFERAMQLFPKIGVKKEIEGLQRRLKNHAGNPG, encoded by the coding sequence ATGGTCAGCCCTGCTCAACGTCATCGCGAGCGCGAGCTGGCCCGGGCGCGCGGCGCCGCAACCGAGGCCGGCCAGGTGGTCGCCTCGGGCGCGATCTACGATCTGTTCCTGGCCAAGCTGATCACCGACATGCGCCGGCTCAAGGACATTCAGTCCACCGAGCGCAAGATCGAGGCCAAGGCCACGCTGGTGCCCGAGTACGACGATTACATCGACGGCGTGCTGCTGGGCGGCTCAGGCGCACAGGACGAAGTTCTCTCTACCCTGTGCATCTGGAACATCGACGCTGGCCGGTTCGCTCGTGCCCTGGAGATTGGCGCTTACCTCTTGGCGCATGGCATCAAGCTGCCACAACGATACAAGCGCGACCTACATACCGCGCTTATCGACGAGGTGGCCGACGCCCTGCTGATCGGCAAGGTTGAGGATCCGAAGACCGTTTTCGAGATCGCCGACGCGACGGATCGCCTCACCCAGAAATTCGATGCTCCCGACCAGGCCCGCGCAAAGCTGTTCAAGGTCATGGGCGCCGCCCTGCTGTCCCTGAGCTGCCCTGGCGTCACCGAGACGGAAACGACCCTGCTGTATGCGCAGCGCGCCCTCGAAGCCTTCGAGCGTGCCATGCAACTGTTCCCGAAGATCGGCGTCAAGAAGGAAATCGAAGGTCTGCAACGTCGCCTGAAGAATCACGCCGGAAACCCCGGCTAA
- a CDS encoding putative holin, with the protein MAEPSTLTATVLNTSAGLSLALILPYVDATAVFGAFMGAAVVASTKKDVRGWTRAMTFLISAICGYFMAPEIVSKTIIDQSFTAAFVGALMVMPISLTILARIDQFDIGAFFRSLGGKL; encoded by the coding sequence ATGGCCGAACCCTCAACGCTGACGGCGACCGTCCTGAATACGTCCGCCGGCCTGTCGCTGGCCCTGATCCTGCCCTATGTCGATGCCACCGCAGTGTTCGGCGCGTTCATGGGCGCCGCGGTGGTCGCAAGCACCAAGAAAGACGTCCGGGGCTGGACGCGCGCGATGACGTTCCTGATCTCGGCGATCTGCGGGTACTTCATGGCGCCCGAAATCGTCAGCAAGACCATCATCGACCAGTCCTTCACGGCGGCCTTCGTGGGCGCGCTGATGGTCATGCCGATATCGCTCACCATCCTGGCCCGTATCGATCAATTCGACATCGGGGCGTTTTTCCGCTCCCTGGGAGGCAAGCTGTGA
- a CDS encoding tail protein X gives MIAYARQNDTVDAICYRTFGITAGMVELTLELNPGLADLGTVLPEGTEVELPQIQSQPATAPSVKLW, from the coding sequence ATGATCGCCTACGCGCGCCAGAACGACACCGTCGATGCCATCTGCTATCGCACCTTCGGCATTACTGCCGGCATGGTGGAACTGACCCTCGAACTGAATCCCGGCCTGGCCGACCTCGGTACGGTGCTGCCCGAAGGCACCGAGGTCGAGTTGCCCCAGATCCAATCCCAACCCGCGACGGCTCCCTCCGTCAAACTCTGGTGA
- a CDS encoding phage tail protein: protein MTQQFFGLLTRIGENKQAAAQAINRLVQITHMAVGDGGGATPIPDRAQTALIDEKRRAPLNTLKQDENNPNYLIAEQVIPEDAGGWYIREIGLYDADGDLVAVANCPETYKPVLAEGSAREQIVRLVLMVASTAAFVLKIDPAVVLATRKYVDDKLHKNISVTGGATADAVALDGAGDIQIVVKALDVSKATAGTLPVPRGGTGLASVAAGSYLKGDGVNALVPRTPAEVFQDLQIAAAITQALASYPKAYSILALPAQDQGPILVIEAAEIWTWVSTAYFTGYKSPLCGRPVDGHTVSPLPSEVDAVGGLLSKTAYGALWGYAQQNGLLVSQAVWTANVGAHYFVDVDANNFRVPDLRNMFRRYTGTDADTANARALGSRQTAQLQSHAHNLRYSNTAAASGANQSVLDGGGALTYTTLVTGGTETRPVNAAYHPRIHA from the coding sequence ATGACTCAACAATTCTTCGGCCTCCTGACCCGTATCGGAGAGAACAAACAGGCAGCCGCCCAGGCCATTAATCGGCTGGTGCAAATTACGCATATGGCCGTGGGCGACGGCGGCGGCGCCACGCCAATCCCCGATCGAGCGCAGACGGCGCTCATCGACGAGAAGCGGCGGGCGCCGCTGAACACGCTGAAGCAGGACGAGAACAATCCGAACTACCTAATCGCCGAGCAGGTGATCCCGGAAGACGCGGGCGGCTGGTACATCCGAGAAATTGGCCTCTACGACGCCGATGGGGATCTTGTGGCCGTGGCGAACTGCCCGGAGACGTACAAGCCGGTGCTCGCGGAAGGATCCGCGCGGGAGCAAATCGTGCGCCTGGTGCTGATGGTCGCCAGCACCGCCGCATTTGTCCTGAAGATCGACCCTGCCGTTGTCCTGGCCACGCGCAAGTACGTCGACGACAAGCTGCACAAGAACATTTCGGTTACGGGCGGCGCGACGGCCGATGCCGTGGCGCTCGACGGCGCCGGCGACATCCAGATTGTGGTCAAGGCATTGGACGTGAGTAAAGCCACCGCAGGCACCCTGCCGGTGCCACGGGGCGGTACCGGGCTTGCCTCCGTCGCCGCTGGGTCCTACCTAAAGGGCGACGGCGTGAACGCCTTGGTCCCTCGGACACCGGCGGAGGTCTTCCAGGATTTGCAGATCGCCGCCGCGATAACGCAAGCCCTCGCGTCGTACCCGAAGGCGTATTCGATCCTGGCGTTGCCAGCTCAGGACCAGGGCCCGATCCTGGTCATCGAAGCCGCCGAGATCTGGACCTGGGTAAGCACGGCATATTTCACCGGGTACAAATCTCCGCTTTGCGGCAGGCCCGTGGACGGCCACACGGTGAGCCCTCTACCCTCCGAGGTCGACGCGGTCGGCGGCTTGCTGAGCAAGACTGCCTACGGCGCGCTTTGGGGGTATGCCCAGCAAAACGGCCTGCTGGTCTCACAGGCCGTTTGGACGGCCAACGTCGGCGCGCACTACTTCGTCGACGTGGACGCCAACAATTTCCGGGTACCGGATCTGCGCAACATGTTCCGCCGCTACACCGGGACTGACGCTGACACTGCAAATGCGAGGGCACTGGGCAGCCGCCAGACGGCCCAGCTTCAGTCCCACGCCCACAATCTCCGATACAGCAACACGGCGGCTGCGTCTGGCGCCAACCAATCGGTCCTCGACGGCGGCGGCGCGCTGACGTACACCACCCTGGTCACCGGCGGAACCGAGACGCGCCCCGTCAACGCCGCTTATCACCCGCGAATCCATGCGTGA
- a CDS encoding baseplate assembly protein → MAAASTPIDLSLLPVPDVVETLDYETILATRKADLLALCPVDMQPAIAAVLALESEPLTILLQENALRELTWRQRVNEACRAVLVATAVKADLDNLAARHNVTRLLVSPGDDTAYPPVPAIYETDDSLRQRVPEAFEGMSVAGPRGAYLYHARSADGAIADVSAVSPTPCQVVVSVLSREGDGTASADLLAKVDAALDLETIRPLADEVIVQSSEIVPFQVKATLYLRNSGPGQTEAVNAAISRVQAFVSRAQRQGASVWRTQISALLHVEGVSHLDLEEPAADIVLTAAQAATCTDVIVTAAVDTDNG, encoded by the coding sequence ATGGCCGCTGCATCGACGCCTATCGACCTGTCCCTGCTCCCCGTTCCCGACGTGGTCGAGACGCTGGACTATGAAACCATCCTGGCGACACGCAAGGCAGACCTGCTCGCGCTGTGCCCGGTCGACATGCAGCCGGCGATCGCCGCGGTGCTGGCCCTAGAATCCGAGCCGCTGACCATTCTCCTGCAGGAAAACGCGCTACGCGAACTGACGTGGCGCCAGCGCGTGAACGAGGCGTGCCGCGCGGTCTTGGTCGCGACGGCGGTCAAGGCCGACCTCGACAACCTGGCCGCCCGGCACAACGTCACCCGGCTCCTTGTCTCCCCAGGCGACGACACTGCCTATCCTCCTGTGCCTGCGATTTACGAGACCGACGATTCTCTGCGCCAGCGCGTTCCGGAAGCGTTTGAGGGAATGTCGGTGGCTGGCCCGCGCGGCGCATACCTCTACCATGCCCGATCTGCTGACGGCGCGATCGCCGACGTGAGCGCGGTATCTCCAACGCCCTGCCAAGTAGTCGTTTCCGTGCTGTCACGCGAGGGCGACGGCACAGCCAGCGCCGACCTGCTCGCCAAGGTGGACGCCGCCCTGGACCTGGAAACGATCCGCCCGCTTGCCGACGAGGTGATCGTCCAGTCCTCCGAGATCGTGCCGTTCCAGGTCAAGGCCACGCTGTACCTGCGCAATTCCGGCCCTGGCCAGACCGAGGCGGTGAACGCCGCCATCTCGCGCGTGCAGGCATTCGTGTCGCGTGCGCAGCGCCAAGGGGCGTCCGTCTGGCGCACCCAGATCTCCGCGCTTCTCCACGTCGAAGGCGTGTCCCACCTTGACCTGGAAGAGCCTGCCGCTGACATCGTGCTCACCGCCGCGCAGGCGGCGACCTGCACCGACGTGATCGTCACCGCTGCTGTGGATACCGACAATGGCTAA
- a CDS encoding phage tail protein I — protein sequence MAKRDMLPANATPLERSTALAAAGIERVEIPLRALWDPYNCPEPFLVHLASAWSVDRWVESWPVDVKRRVIAESFNLHQRKGTRAAIRKAVEPLGFVVEFIEWYRMAPRGVPGTFRLSVGVLDTGITEDLYYELERLIDDAKPLSRHLIGLSITMQTEAQVNYAVAAYDGDTMTVYPYIPEELVATATAAPAIGQHIIDTVTVYP from the coding sequence ATGGCTAAACGTGACATGCTGCCCGCAAACGCCACGCCGCTGGAGCGCAGCACCGCGCTCGCGGCGGCCGGTATTGAGCGCGTCGAGATCCCGCTGCGCGCCTTGTGGGATCCGTACAACTGCCCTGAACCATTCCTGGTACATCTGGCCTCTGCGTGGTCGGTCGACCGCTGGGTAGAGTCCTGGCCGGTGGACGTGAAGCGCAGGGTCATCGCCGAGTCCTTCAACCTGCACCAGCGCAAGGGAACGCGAGCGGCCATTCGCAAAGCCGTCGAGCCGCTTGGCTTCGTGGTGGAATTCATCGAGTGGTATCGCATGGCGCCGAGGGGCGTGCCGGGCACATTCCGCCTGTCCGTGGGCGTGCTCGATACCGGGATCACCGAGGATCTGTATTACGAGCTGGAGCGGCTGATCGACGACGCAAAGCCGCTCAGCCGACACCTGATCGGCCTGTCCATCACCATGCAGACGGAGGCACAGGTGAACTATGCGGTCGCTGCCTACGACGGCGACACCATGACGGTCTACCCCTACATCCCCGAAGAGCTGGTGGCCACCGCTACCGCCGCCCCGGCTATCGGTCAACATATCATCGACACCGTGACGGTATACCCATGA
- a CDS encoding GPW/gp25 family protein, producing MSYTGMNAATGRWISGLDHLVQSIGKILTTMIGSRTMRRRFGSKAPDLIDQPGNQATLLRLYAVAATAIMTWDPRVTVKRVSATADAGSPGAYALTVEGDADIDGQTQPFTATSSLRQ from the coding sequence ATGAGCTACACCGGCATGAACGCGGCGACCGGCCGCTGGATCTCCGGACTGGACCATCTGGTCCAGTCGATCGGGAAGATTCTGACCACCATGATCGGCTCGCGCACGATGCGGCGCCGATTCGGCAGCAAGGCGCCCGACCTCATTGACCAGCCCGGCAATCAAGCCACGCTGCTTCGCCTTTACGCCGTGGCGGCTACCGCGATCATGACGTGGGATCCGCGCGTCACGGTCAAGCGCGTGTCGGCGACGGCGGACGCCGGCAGCCCGGGCGCCTACGCGCTCACGGTCGAGGGCGACGCGGACATCGACGGCCAGACGCAACCCTTCACCGCCACCTCATCCTTAAGGCAATAG
- a CDS encoding phage baseplate assembly protein V, with protein sequence MNAAEIIRLISNLLRIGYVAQTDYDAKKVRVQTGENLTDWIDWKVQRAGTSVTWDPPTVGEQVLLACPEGELAGAIVLMSLYSDGQDAPSNSPDKHLRVYPDGARIEYDFAAGALSATGIKTARVQATVSAEFDCPLTTFKGKVVIEDLLTYQAGMSGTNGKGNRTSIEGDFIQSNGELSSNGVVLDTHDHGGVQRGGSNTDGPNK encoded by the coding sequence ATGAACGCCGCCGAAATCATCCGCCTCATCTCGAATTTGCTTCGCATCGGTTATGTCGCGCAGACCGACTACGACGCGAAGAAGGTGCGCGTTCAAACGGGCGAAAACCTAACCGATTGGATCGATTGGAAGGTCCAGCGTGCTGGCACCTCGGTCACATGGGACCCGCCCACCGTCGGCGAGCAAGTACTGCTTGCATGCCCGGAGGGAGAACTTGCCGGCGCCATCGTCCTGATGTCCCTGTACAGCGACGGCCAGGATGCTCCCTCCAACAGCCCGGACAAGCATCTCCGCGTGTATCCGGACGGCGCGCGAATCGAATACGACTTCGCGGCGGGCGCGCTATCCGCAACCGGCATCAAGACCGCCCGCGTGCAGGCCACGGTATCGGCCGAGTTCGACTGTCCGCTGACCACCTTCAAGGGCAAGGTGGTTATCGAGGATCTGCTCACGTACCAGGCCGGCATGTCGGGCACCAACGGCAAAGGCAACAGGACCTCGATCGAAGGCGACTTCATTCAAAGCAATGGCGAGCTGTCGAGTAATGGCGTCGTGCTGGACACGCACGATCACGGCGGCGTGCAGCGCGGCGGCTCCAATACGGACGGGCCGAATAAATGA
- the lysC gene encoding Rz1-like lysis system protein LysC (LysC is an Rz1-like component of a phage lytic system, substantially overlapping although not fully embedded in the gene for the Rz-like LysB component.), with translation MPPKNCKPGLISLCLTLLSGCASVQPSPDLPPIPSTCPIVSPCSLTASNPRTSGDLNLQLERAENDWAICAAVVDSIVKCQSEPADAKAR, from the coding sequence ATGCCACCGAAGAACTGCAAGCCTGGGCTGATCAGCCTTTGCCTGACGCTGTTATCCGGCTGCGCCAGCGTCCAGCCATCACCGGATCTGCCGCCTATTCCGAGTACTTGTCCCATCGTCAGCCCTTGCAGCCTGACGGCCAGCAACCCCCGAACGTCGGGGGACCTGAACCTGCAGCTGGAACGGGCGGAAAATGACTGGGCGATATGCGCCGCGGTGGTCGACAGCATCGTGAAATGTCAATCCGAGCCGGCCGATGCAAAAGCCCGTTGA
- a CDS encoding head completion/stabilization protein, with the protein MPFLASAPPTNEPSAATITNDGWWPDFDLATARQTMRLDGTVTDERLHHALAGAILEVNMDGPVQAWATARAAEGKTKLEDVSAPQVDGVSRLVYLYRRAIYSFATADLIERYVDYDTTASGIKRSELQQCSPDEHRRNGRWAARQLVGASRSTVELI; encoded by the coding sequence ATGCCATTCCTCGCATCCGCCCCTCCGACGAACGAACCCAGCGCGGCGACCATCACGAATGATGGTTGGTGGCCGGACTTCGATCTCGCCACCGCGCGCCAGACCATGCGGCTGGATGGCACGGTCACCGACGAACGGCTGCACCACGCCCTGGCCGGCGCCATCCTGGAAGTGAACATGGACGGCCCCGTGCAAGCCTGGGCGACGGCGCGCGCGGCGGAAGGCAAGACGAAACTCGAAGACGTGAGCGCGCCCCAGGTCGACGGCGTCAGCCGCCTGGTCTACCTGTATCGGCGGGCCATCTATTCGTTCGCCACCGCCGACCTGATCGAACGCTACGTGGACTATGACACCACGGCGTCCGGTATCAAGCGTAGCGAGCTGCAGCAATGCTCCCCCGACGAGCACCGCCGCAATGGCCGCTGGGCCGCGCGGCAGCTGGTGGGCGCTTCCCGCAGCACGGTGGAGTTGATCTGA
- a CDS encoding phage holin family protein, protein MIHPLLSFASHAVPTAAVLVYMATALRLLCFRPNGSRHRHGLSAAVTIVVAALACRAASILLRADPVSLPELIIAIALWRAAMASRGNLAHLIRSPIDG, encoded by the coding sequence GTGATCCATCCCCTGCTTTCCTTCGCGTCGCATGCCGTCCCCACGGCTGCGGTGCTCGTCTACATGGCGACGGCGCTGCGCCTGCTGTGCTTCCGCCCGAACGGGTCGCGCCACCGGCACGGCCTGTCCGCCGCGGTGACGATCGTGGTGGCGGCTCTGGCCTGCCGCGCAGCGAGCATCCTGCTTCGCGCGGATCCGGTCTCTCTCCCCGAACTCATCATCGCAATCGCGCTGTGGCGCGCGGCCATGGCCTCACGCGGCAACCTGGCACACCTTATACGGAGCCCGATTGATGGATAA
- a CDS encoding N-acetylmuramidase domain-containing protein yields the protein MDNLLTLGATGRAVADLQQTLNRAGVRAPATGLYDEATAQAVRAIQQRAGLVEDGICGPKTRAYLAGLASGRLLTEQDIADAARALDVPIAAIKAVNNVESRGEGFLPDGRPVILFERHVFWDRLKKAGIDPATVTAPATVLCQERGGYAGGAAEYGRLAIAMRIHEAAALESASWGLFQIMGYHWQAMGYSSVADYVERQKAGEGEQLQALVRFLNANPTLLNALRAQKWPAFAKGYNGADYAANLYDAKLARAFDRFTAMHPAEEPA from the coding sequence ATGGATAACCTTTTGACGCTCGGCGCCACCGGCCGCGCCGTGGCGGACCTGCAGCAAACACTCAACCGGGCAGGCGTCCGCGCACCGGCCACGGGCCTGTACGACGAAGCGACGGCGCAGGCCGTCCGTGCCATTCAGCAGCGCGCCGGCCTGGTAGAGGACGGCATCTGCGGCCCGAAGACCCGCGCCTACCTTGCCGGCCTAGCCTCCGGCCGGCTCTTGACCGAGCAGGATATTGCCGACGCGGCGCGGGCGCTTGACGTGCCGATCGCGGCCATCAAAGCCGTGAACAACGTTGAATCGCGCGGGGAGGGCTTCCTGCCTGACGGACGGCCGGTCATCCTGTTCGAGCGGCATGTGTTCTGGGACCGCCTGAAGAAGGCGGGCATCGATCCCGCGACGGTGACGGCGCCCGCCACCGTCCTATGCCAAGAGCGCGGCGGCTACGCCGGCGGCGCGGCCGAGTATGGCCGCCTGGCGATCGCCATGCGGATACACGAAGCAGCGGCCCTGGAGTCGGCCAGTTGGGGCCTGTTTCAGATCATGGGCTATCACTGGCAGGCCATGGGCTACAGCAGCGTTGCCGACTACGTGGAGCGGCAGAAGGCGGGCGAAGGCGAACAGCTTCAGGCCCTCGTGCGGTTCCTGAACGCGAATCCCACGTTACTGAACGCCCTGCGCGCCCAGAAATGGCCGGCGTTCGCCAAGGGCTACAACGGCGCCGACTATGCGGCCAACCTCTACGACGCGAAATTGGCCCGTGCTTTCGACCGGTTCACAGCCATGCATCCCGCCGAGGAGCCCGCATGA